The Phyllopteryx taeniolatus isolate TA_2022b chromosome 2, UOR_Ptae_1.2, whole genome shotgun sequence nucleotide sequence TCATCCTGATTactatattttgttttgctgttttctGCATTTAAAGCCCCAATGTTGAGGGATTGCCACATGAAAGAGGCTTCAAGTCTTTGGTTTATTTAGAGTCCTTCATTGACTGCTGCTGTTCTCACCAGTACATTTGTGTCTGTCAACCTGAAACTTATGAGTAAATCTTTTATCACACACACTGCATCCAAAAACTTTCTCCCcggtgtgtgttttcatgtgtgttGCCAAAGCTGAACGAACCCTAAAATTTTTGTTGCAGACTGAGCATGTGTACGGTCGCTCTCcggtgtgcgttcttgtgtgtattatCAAGCTTCCTTTTTGAGTGAACCttttgccacaaactgagcaggcgaagggtttttctcctgtgtgcgtTCGCATGTGTATCATCATGACTGAGTGCACTCTAAAACTTGTGTTGCAAACTGAGCAGGTGAAAGGCttttccccagtgtgtgttcttgtgtgcgaTATCAAATGGCCTTTGTGAGCAAATCGTTTATCACAAAACGGgcaggtaaaaggtttctccccagtgtgcgttctcatgtgtgTAGCTAATGCAGAATTATCGCGGAAACTTTTGGTGCAGAGTGAGCAGGTATAAGGtctttctcctgtgtgtgttctcgtgtGCGCCACCAAACTTGCCCTCTGAGAGAACTTTTTGTCACAAAgcgagcatgcaaaaggtttttctccagtgtgacatctcctgtgtcttttcaacgTTGAGTTATCACTAAAGGTTTTGTCACAATCAGTGCATTTAAGGTGTCCACTGTCCGTCTGACATCTGACATCACCTTTAGGCTCCTCAGCATCAGGAAAGTGTGACGATGCGTCATCACTGTCTGATCGTGGCGCTAAGAGACTGTCTGCTCGGGATCGTCTATTTTCGCTTCGACTGTGTTGAAGCTGCGAGGAGTGAGGCAGatcttcatcatcttcactcttcacatgGACGACAGTCAACGGGAACTTGGCAATGTcagcctcctcttcttcctctttaacCCAAGCGGGCTCTATGTCCTCCTGCTCCACTCCAGAACTCCATTCCTGCTGTTCAGGGAGAAGATCATCTTCACTGGAACTTTTTGCAGGTCTAACCCCACCAACGTCGTCCATTCTTTCTGCATCTGAATCAAACAATATCAAAGCTCAATATTAATACGCTTGGTAAAGGTCAGGTACAGGAATCAAACTATACAggtactgtgtgtatatatatatatatatatatatatatatatatacacacacacacacacacacacacacatacatacatatacacatagatatacacatacatatacacataaatatatatatacatatacatatatatatatatatatatatatatacacatacatatatacacatatatatacacatacatatatgtatatatatgtatacacacacagatactgtgtatacatatatatacatacacatatataaacatatatatatacatatatatatatatacatatacatatatatacacattcatatatatacacacacacatatatatatatatatatacattcatatatatacacacatatatatatatatatatatatatatatacacatacatatatacacacacatatatatatacagatactgtatataatatatatatatatatatatatatatatatatatatatacacacacacacacacacagatactgtgtatacatatatatacacatatacatatatatacacatatacatatacacacacatatatatatacacacacatatatatatatacatatacacacacatatatatatatacatatatacgtatatatatatatatatatatatatatatatgtatatatatatatgtatatatatatatatatatatatacacacacacatatatatacacacatatatatatatatatatatatatatatatatatatatatatatatatatatatatatatatacacacacacacacacacacatatataatatatatatatatatatatatatatacacatatatgccAATATTGCTGCGGATGATGAAATTAGAATAtctaaattgaaaataaaaattttctttgttaaattactttgggcccgcaaccctagtgaggataagcggaacggaagatgaatgaatgaatgaaattactTTGGACCACCAATTCAATTATGCTGAAGCAGGAATCTCATTTTACGTGCGTCCCgcatctgagacgcacaaaaagtagcagggacgcataaagtgCAATCAGTCTGTGTTTTAGGACGCAGAGTTATGGCTGAGTACTCAGTCGTGGCGCCGGcgtatgattatttatttatttatttttgatgtgaCAGGACTATTTTTGTCGCATATGCGCCCTAATTTTTAAATGGTAcagaggggggcgggggggaacaacaacaaaaaaacacagggTGCGCACAggtgcccagtcatttgaggaagaaaaaaatatttccgcGACTTGAGAGCACACACATGAAACCCAttgtggtctctaaaccaatagTGAAGGTTGGGGACCCTTGAGCCGTGCGTGTGCTTTTGAAATGTGCGCACTTGCATACACGAAGCCAAGTTTTCTGACGGCGAGCTGGTAGCTGCACAGttaatggaattagttccaaagcttAACGCCACCGTGACAATGTggcaacattttggattcaagccagatgaacgcggccatcccgctaacaccaaTGAGCTGTTATGTTGAATTTgtatgatgtcacaccaaaaagaacataacttaagacctcaaagtgacaaaatccattttaaacacaaccatcccacccaatttcttgcTGGGAACAAAACATGGGACATTTTCCGTTTCCTGCCAGCTTGTAATTATGGAtccctttgcccaacaatgcaaatacaaatgtgacagCATATAtggtgcacatactgtatgcccACATGATATAGAGAATAGCGTTACTATTGTATGGAGATGTAaccattgaacatgttgacaaagcagtgtttaaagaaaggctgcagacttttgaaaagaagtacaaatcttgaatatcaacggttgctttgatctacttgtgttgttatttatgttgttacttggcactttttcttaaccaagtggaaacttgattggcagtatattgcctctgttaaggcattaatgactgtttatacctctgtgctaaatgtttaatatgtttaagtgatgtttatttgatttatggTTTTACATTACAATATCAATGTTTATAattcttagaattagaattaaaagtgaattgtttttaaaaaggagttACTTGCATTATTATTCTCTGTCATTacatcagtggcataaaaacatCAATCAAACTATCGTTTGTcttgatagtttttgggaaaatatctaaatctatatataaaaaaatgctataatgacaggcctaaacacataatatattgagagagcgcAAGATCAATGGTTAACACAACAATATTGTAcgaacagtacaaaaaaaataaagtaactgtaataaaaatctgcaatatagcgggaccgcgaagcaagaaccgtgatatagtggaggattactgtatctgtattgcgtgataagttgcagggacttaTTGTTTCCGGGTTTCCATGACGTGCATCCCAGGtagtttggtacatttccatttatttctgaagatattatacaggttatgcaaaaaattaaggggtgccaataatggtgagcacaactgtataagACTTTAGTatacacaacaaacaaatattcatcatatatacacacactgccatgaaaaggtattggcccctttctaaaattcttatatttttgcatatttctcccactttgtttaagatcatcaaaaaaaatttaatatcagaaaaatataactcaattgaacttaaaatgggtggcacggtgagcgactggttagagcgtcagcctcacagttctgaggacctgggttcaatccccggccccacctgtgtggagtttgcacactccggtttcctcccacatcccaaaaacatgcattaattgaagactaggTGTGACtctgagtatgaatggttgtttgtttgtatgtgccctgcgattggctggcaaccagttcagggtgtaccccgcctcctgcccgatgatagctgggataggctccagcacgcccgcaaccctagtgaggagaagcggctcagaaaatggatggatggataaatgaacttaaaatgctgtttttaaatggtgatttaatttattaaggggaaaattcaaagttacctggcacTGTGTGAAAAAATGAATGGCCCCCGAAACCAGTAACTGGTTgagccatcctcagcagcaacaactgaaatcacgTGTTTTTctataacttgcaatgagtcgttcacatattttggcccactcttccttgtagAATTTTTGGAATTCAGTAAACATGGAGGGTTTTAGAACATCAGCGGCCTCTTTCAGGTtgtgccactgcatttcaatcggattaaactctggactttgacttggccactccaaaaccttcattttgtttttttaaccattcagaagttgacttgctggtgtgttttggatcgttatcctgctgcagaacccaagtgcacgtCAGCTTGATGTCATGAACTGATGGATTAACATTTCTCCTTCAGGAATTCATGATttcaagttgtccaggtcctgaaggatataagcagcccaagaccattcACACTactaccaccatgtttgactgttggtatgatgttctttttctgaaatgctgtgctacatttaagccagatgtaacgagacaccttccaaaaagttacattttcatcTCGTCACTCcatataatattttttcaaaagtattgggaACCATtcggatatttttttttggcaaaagtaagacaggcctttacattctttttggtcagcagtgatttttgccttggaactctgccatggatgccattttagcccagtctcttccttatttttgtgtcatgaacactgaccttaactgaggcaagtgaagcctgcagttctttagaagttgttccgagttcctttgtggcttttgtaaccctttccagactgatagatgtcaattgttttctttctcaactgttctggaatttctctGGATTGTGCCATGTTGTTACAgctctttaaatattttgtctgacttgatctTATCGGGACAGATTCCATTTAAGTGACATCTTGATTGAACGTGTCTAGAGGTAATCAGACTTGGTTGTAATGAGTGAAagttaaccaaaaattgtgattagccacaattcatgACTTAACAAggagggtaattactttttcacatggGGCCAGGTAACTTaatattttatacagtatatattgaaTATTGTATACAGTGTATATTGTTGTTGTGCACTTGCCAGTGTGTCATAGCCACTTGCATGAACAACAATGGAAGGAGTTCCAAAGATGATACAATTTAGATTTAAGGCTTTTATGTTTTCGATTAAGTCTGCAAAAAGAGTATGGCAACCTGCATTGCTTGCAAATAGAGcatgaaaaacacaacaacaaggtcaaacttcatccgtcactacaaaactcacgAAGACAAGTAAGCTAAATTAACCgtttagctagctggtcaaacattaagtttcatagactgGTTTAGGACGATTAAAATGGTCAGCCTGGTGCCGGTGCTCGGGTGGGCGGTTCCTCCAGCCTTCGGGTTCACATACCCGGCCTCCGAAGGTGGCGCTCGCTCGCGCGCCGCCTCGGTTGGCCACACTCCCCGGCGAGACCCAGATGCCACGTCTCCCTCCGCACAGAGGTCCTCCTCTCGTGCCCGCCATCAGCCGCCGCGCCACCCCCTATTGGCATCTGCCGTTAACCCGTGGCGGGCCTCCCGGTGAGCACACACTTTCACCAGCCAGCCCCAGATGGATGAGCACGGACTTTTTCATTCcggctctcctcctcctcccgtcTTAGTCGCGGCGGCCGCACCTTTCGGTTGCCGCGGGCGCAATCCTACCCCACCACCACCGCTGAGGCTACCTGGTTAATCCTGCCAGTAGCATATGCTTGTCTCAAAGATTATGATTAGCCACACTGAAgtttcaccattaaaatgtcatctgttgtgctggctctgtgataaagctttctgcactatttttttttaaattgagaccacagcatatgaaacataatTTAATGACCATTGTCAActgtccagagtcagtgcttctaaataaattaacaaacccgactgagtgatttaattaaagtggacacaggaggaatgcagattttgttcacattactttttttatatattcatGTCATGTATTATTGCCTTAATTCTAAATCTCTTCATTCTCCAGTAGCCCATTGGatacacatctaattatatttgaccaacagaCAACAGTCTTGGCTTTTGCTTAATTGTGTTCTCTTAAGTACCATACAAGTTACAACGCTGTCATCACAAAGTACACAacatagtttgttcagaaataaagttcagttcaattgagtttgaaatacgttaaaacaattcagtacaatgaattcaatcaatcataacctcagttgttcatttaacttttataggGTGTGAATACGTTTTTTATGTTAcgatttatgggggggggggggggggggggggttgtgtaaaaacattttattaccactccaatataagttgcgactggagcaagattgcatgacttgacttgctgataccaagtaatgacttgact carries:
- the LOC133472108 gene encoding zinc finger protein 501-like, whose amino-acid sequence is MCKVQMLRALLNQRLSAAVDEIFVVFQRTIAEYEEELCRTKAENERQRQILDAVFKPSFGSNRADAERMDDVGGVRPAKSSSEDDLLPEQQEWSSGVEQEDIEPAWVKEEEEEADIAKFPLTVVHVKSEDDEDLPHSSQLQHSRSENRRSRADSLLAPRSDSDDASSHFPDAEEPKGDVRCQTDSGHLKCTDCDKTFSDNSTLKRHRRCHTGEKPFACSLCDKKFSQRASLVAHTRTHTGERPYTCSLCTKSFRDNSALATHMRTHTGEKPFTCPFCDKRFAHKGHLISHTRTHTGEKPFTCSVCNTSFRVHSVMMIHMRTHTGEKPFACSVCGKRFTQKGSLIIHTRTHTGERPYTCSVCNKNFRVRSALATHMKTHTGEKVFGCSVCDKRFTHKFQVDRHKCTGENSSSQ